The genomic region ggcagacgccagactgagactcatctGATGAATCCTCAGGAGCTGTAATCCACTCACGAAGGAGATAGCGTACGAACCGCTCTTTCCATCAGTACCTGAGTACTGGAACCTTATACGGATGACTTGCCAGAAGATATAGAAAACAGTCGAAGAAGAGCAATGCATTACGTCACCAGTTCGTTTACTGAGCGCAGCAACCGACACGGAGATGCTAATCCAGTGTCCgtggcagacggtacaagagaggctttgtgcaccATGGCGTGTTGATCGTTAAATTCAGAGAGTGTACATTCGTAGAAGAGTCAACCATCATAGTTTTTTCCTACATATATCTACATATACAGGCAAACTGGCGAGATTAGAGATCGTATGgaggttaggccggtattacactatcaaatttctttgtccaatatctttgtccaatatctttgtcaaagatttttgatagtgtaatagggatctttgacaaatgtcgtccaatatttgatcaaatgtaggACGAGGCCGtacatttgatcaaagaaatcgcttgtcttctgttcactgcaatgcgacttgttaccacgcggagcgccagcatcgctggagcgttctgtcatcttttgtgtttataaacatggctgctaaatacaattggtgtgtggcgtctaccacaaaattaatagagatgtatgaagcggatgaggcaCTTtataatgtgaggcaccctgattacAAAAATAGATTGAGAAGATTGGAGAGCTATAAAAATATAGCGGAGGTCATTAGCCGTGACATACGGCCTGGCTGTACGGTAGAAGACATTAAGAGGAAGATCAATGGCCTCCGTACTAGCTACGCGTGCGAGAAAGCAAAAGTACGTATtgacatattcatttatatttatttatgcaagtaaagtttacatgtcatacaaatgattagcattagcattaatttgttcactgcagtgacttgaagcatacaataatgtttacgtaacctacaagtagtttaaattactttcattattaatattGCAGATGCATAAAAGCAAAAGTGGAGCCAGTGCGCAGGCGGCGTACACACCACAAGTGTACTGGTTCCAGATGCTTAAATTCCTCGACCAGTCTACTGAGGCCGACGATAGTTTGTGCAACCTggagagccctgaaagtgaaacggGAAGTGAACGTGCCACTCCGACATATGAGGAGATGAGTGCGgtatgtacatttgtttacattttacgttactaaatgtgattatcttgccagggcactttcccagcgccattgtaaaatgtcttaaagtattccctaactgctctcccgtgtactgtacgtccagaagcagcttggcaagcaattggttccatttgctgtaggtcctcaatgctttgtgtctcaagataagtgcagtctcctactacggcagacactgtttcctgaCGAGTGTACAAGTGTTTTCTTCTCTCAGTTAACAAGTTGTGCAATTTGCAGGCAGCCAGTGTTATTGTGGTAACTTTTTCAGGAGGCAGATTAATAGtagtaagaaaaatcctgaaacgactTGCAAGAATGCCAAAGCTGCTCTCCACTAATCTTCTCCCTCGTGACAGTCGgtaattgaaaaccttttcttcttttgtgattccttttaaggggtatggcttcataatgttataactcagtggaaaagcgtcatctgccagtactaccattggagttgtaatgtttgtgttccCAAGCTTCCTGCCATCAGGAATGTTGAGCATAGATCGGTCAATAAGACACTCacgtagtttgctttttgaaaacactccagcatcaccaacacgcccattagttcctacatctacatacaaaaatttgtaggaagcatctaccatggcaaataaaatgatactgttgaaggatttataattgaaaaagtgagatCCACTAGCTTGTGGACATTTAATACGAATGTGCTTTCCGTCCATTGCTCCTATTGTATTATAACAGTTCCACTTCTTCTCGAAATCCTCTGCAATTTGCTCCCACTCTCCTCTGCTTGTGGGTACCTGTAAATAAATAAGATTTATGTATGTGCAAGGAAGTACGTAACAAGCAAAGAGGTACGTAACTAAtagcttttttcttttatttcatagcaTGCGGTACAAGAGCCTGTCGCATGTAGCGAGGCTCAGCCACAGCCCCTGCGTCAAGAGCGGCCTCCCACGAAAAGGAGGAGAGCCACGCCTGACGTGGCCACAAATGTAATGGTGGAGGCCACCAAGACACTTCAGGCTGTGGCTGATGCTGCCAGATCCATGCCTGTCCAAGAAGACCGCTACGGCACCCTTGGCGCCCACATTGCAGCAGAACTGCGTGAAATGGAGAAGGTGGGCGGCAGGGAATACACCACTGTCACTGCGCACAGTCTGCAGCGGACATTAATGGACAGGTGGGATTTGCTGCATGCGACAGCCCGGGCACAACAAGCACAACCGTCCACCTCAGGTTATATCCAGGCTGCCTTGCAGCAGGCTGGAATAGAGGATGAAGACTCGatgttataaatataaatatatatgtgtgtattatttttgtatctctccaatcttcttaatctatttttataatcagggtgcctcacattgtaaagtgtctcatccgcttcatacatctctattaattttgtggtatcacacatcaattgtattttgccatgtaaataaagttacataaataaagtaataacaatttatcttcatgaacataaagtgtatcgaacatttatttaccttcagacaatggtcctttagtgctttataaattgcttcacaagtttcaggtattattttacttaatgtgcattgtggaattcgagtgctgtactgtaagctagagtaactttctcctgtagcaaggaatcgtagtgttactgtgagcctgtcttctgcagatatagcagttcttaggtgcgtattgtgttttgagatatgaggaatcacttcactgagaacatactgaaatgtatgctcatccattcgcaAAAAATTGATGTATGACTTTACGTCTTCCACTattagctcacgtaacaagttttgctgaatgcttttttcgtctcgtcgtgaaacccacggcttcacccaggtacgtttcctttttttcaccCGCTT from Schistocerca cancellata isolate TAMUIC-IGC-003103 chromosome 7, iqSchCanc2.1, whole genome shotgun sequence harbors:
- the LOC126092343 gene encoding uncharacterized protein LOC126092343, which produces MAAKYNWCVASTTKLIEMYEADEALYNVRHPDYKNRLRRLESYKNIAEVISRDIRPGCTVEDIKRKINGLRTSYACEKAKMHKSKSGASAQAAYTPQVYWFQMLKFLDQSTEADDSLCNLESPESETGSERATPTYEEMSAHAVQEPVACSEAQPQPLRQERPPTKRRRATPDVATNVMVEATKTLQAVADAARSMPVQEDRYGTLGAHIAAELREMEKVGGREYTTVTAHSLQRTLMDRWDLLHATARAQQAQPSTSGYIQAALQQAGIEDEDSML